A genomic region of Vitis vinifera cultivar Pinot Noir 40024 chromosome 7, ASM3070453v1 contains the following coding sequences:
- the LOC104879954 gene encoding protein LAX PANICLE 2 isoform X2, with protein sequence MHTDLHLHMDDHEKGENGEGEWLELGLGFTRSTFSSSSSLGLGLGLGFGVTPSINYDPLVPSSLTWFSASPPPPSSPPSPWPWPMVSAGGLLRDRQTPVTRSSTGLWFTLVSSINCNGEVLPQVPKAYIRVREENVTVLMVQKYLVTKLGLSNEAERRRRKRKENLESCTT encoded by the exons atgCACACTGATCTTCATCTTCATATGGACGACcatgaaaaaggggaaaatgGAGAAGGTGAGTGGCTTGAGCTCGGCCTAGGGTTTACCAGATCCACCTTCTCATCCTCTTCTTctctagggttagggttagggttagggtttggggtGACACCTTCCATTAATTATGATCCGCTAGTGCCATCATCATTAACGTGGTTTTCTGCATCTCCTCCACCACCGTCATCACCACCATCGCCATGGCCGTGGCCCATGGTTTCTGCTGGTGGCCTTCTTCGTGACCGGCAAACACCGGTCACCCGTTCTTCCACTGGCCTCTGGTTCACCCTCGTCTCCTCCATCAACTG CAACGGAGAGGTACTCCCACAAGTACCAAAGGCGTACATTAGAGTGAG agaggagaaCGTGACAGTTCTCATGGTGCAGAAGTACCTGGTTACAAAGCTTGGTCTCTCCAACGAAGCTGAG